The following proteins are co-located in the Anaerobranca gottschalkii DSM 13577 genome:
- a CDS encoding helix-turn-helix transcriptional regulator: MAYNLFSFGKAVRSIRKQHKISQKTLALETGLNLCTIRKMESGEIIPPFEALDKLSKFFKQDIYLILSSFSIDDNTLYQKTIDKIDSIIDKNDYIGLELEINSLLNLLTVIKTSYHKSLVNQLIFFIKGLICYNKKEYQEALINFVKAISITTDNFDLDKFRNFYYSSMEIRILMNIAFIYHNINEGDKYLEIMLFCFDKLKDKKDPLFPKICHNLATAFKRKKDYKNALNYYDLGIRYCQEQKEYVGLSILYYGKGVTQYYLNDKHYVSSFNIAVSLCEGYNQLYFKDKIIRNCQNYFNCKYSPEFNCFKLAETPHT, translated from the coding sequence ATGGCTTACAATTTGTTTTCTTTTGGAAAAGCTGTTAGGAGTATTAGAAAACAACATAAAATATCTCAAAAAACATTAGCCCTTGAAACAGGGTTAAACCTCTGTACCATTAGGAAAATGGAAAGTGGTGAAATAATCCCTCCATTTGAAGCTTTGGATAAATTATCTAAATTTTTCAAACAAGATATTTATCTTATATTATCTAGTTTTAGTATTGATGACAACACTTTATACCAAAAAACTATAGATAAAATAGATAGCATTATTGATAAAAATGATTATATAGGATTAGAGTTGGAAATTAACAGTCTATTAAACTTACTGACAGTTATCAAAACTTCATACCATAAAAGTTTAGTTAATCAATTAATTTTTTTTATAAAAGGTCTTATATGTTATAACAAAAAAGAATACCAGGAAGCTTTAATAAATTTTGTTAAAGCTATAAGTATAACAACAGATAACTTTGACTTAGATAAGTTTAGAAACTTCTATTATTCGTCAATGGAGATTCGTATTTTAATGAACATAGCTTTCATCTATCATAATATAAATGAAGGTGATAAATACTTAGAAATAATGCTTTTTTGTTTTGATAAATTAAAGGATAAAAAAGATCCCCTTTTCCCTAAAATATGCCATAATCTAGCTACAGCCTTTAAAAGAAAAAAAGATTATAAAAATGCCCTAAATTACTATGATTTAGGTATAAGGTATTGTCAAGAGCAAAAAGAGTATGTAGGATTAAGTATTTTATATTATGGAAAAGGGGTTACTCAATATTATTTAAATGATAAACACTATGTGAGTTCCTTTAATATTGCGGTAAGTCTTTGTGAAGGATATAATCAACTTTATTTTAAGGATAAGATTATACGTAACTGCCAAAATTATTTCAATTGCAAATACTCCCCTGAATTTAACTGCTTTAAATTAGCAGAAACCCCACATACTTAG
- a CDS encoding hotdog domain-containing protein, producing the protein MEKGMIRVRISQHDAHYGGGLVDGAKMLQLFGDVATELLIRHDGDEGLFVAYDSVEFLAPVYAGDYIEAVGEITSVGRTSRKMKFEAKKVIRQLVGGAPSSAEVLEEPIVVCRATGTCVVPLELQRFRKE; encoded by the coding sequence ATGGAAAAAGGGATGATTAGAGTAAGAATAAGTCAGCATGATGCTCACTATGGGGGAGGATTAGTCGATGGTGCTAAAATGCTACAGCTTTTTGGTGATGTAGCTACCGAATTGCTGATTAGACATGATGGCGATGAAGGACTTTTTGTAGCTTATGATTCGGTGGAATTTTTAGCACCTGTTTATGCTGGTGATTACATTGAAGCTGTGGGAGAAATTACATCAGTTGGTCGTACATCCCGTAAAATGAAATTTGAAGCTAAAAAAGTAATAAGACAGTTGGTTGGAGGAGCACCATCTAGTGCAGAAGTTTTAGAAGAGCCAATAGTGGTATGTCGTGCCACTGGAACATGTGTTGTTCCTTTAGAATTACAGAGGTTCAGAAAGGAGTAA
- a CDS encoding 3-keto-5-aminohexanoate cleavage protein: protein MQPLIITAALVGAEVTKDQNPNLPITPEEIAQSAYECYQAGASIIHLHVRDEEGKPTQSVEIFKKTIGLIKEKCDCIIQISTGGAVGTPVEERIAPLSLRPEMATLTTGTVNFGNDVFMNTPKDLVAFAKAMKAYGVKPEIEVFEGGMINNALALVKRGLLELPLHFDFVLGVPGGLTAGIEELLFLKNMVPQGSTWTVAGIGRHELPLANFAILLGGHVRVGFEDNIYYEKGVLAKSNAQLVERIVTLAKILGRPVATVEQARQILNLK, encoded by the coding sequence ATGCAGCCTTTAATTATTACCGCTGCCTTAGTAGGGGCTGAAGTTACGAAAGATCAAAATCCAAATTTACCAATTACTCCAGAGGAAATTGCCCAGTCAGCCTATGAATGTTATCAGGCAGGGGCATCTATTATTCATTTACATGTCAGAGATGAGGAAGGGAAACCAACCCAATCTGTGGAAATTTTTAAGAAAACTATAGGGTTAATTAAAGAGAAATGTGATTGTATAATTCAAATTTCCACTGGAGGAGCAGTAGGAACGCCGGTAGAAGAAAGAATCGCCCCTTTGTCTCTCCGTCCTGAAATGGCAACATTAACTACTGGAACTGTTAATTTTGGTAATGATGTCTTTATGAATACACCTAAAGATTTAGTTGCCTTTGCCAAAGCTATGAAAGCATATGGAGTTAAACCAGAAATTGAGGTTTTTGAAGGTGGAATGATTAACAATGCTTTAGCTTTAGTTAAAAGGGGATTATTGGAGCTACCATTACATTTTGATTTTGTTTTAGGTGTGCCGGGAGGCTTAACGGCAGGAATTGAAGAATTGTTATTCCTTAAAAACATGGTACCCCAGGGTTCTACTTGGACAGTAGCTGGTATAGGAAGACATGAATTACCATTAGCTAATTTTGCAATTTTGTTAGGAGGTCATGTAAGGGTTGGCTTTGAAGATAATATTTATTATGAAAAAGGGGTATTAGCAAAATCCAATGCTCAGCTAGTAGAGCGAATTGTTACTTTAGCAAAAATCCTAGGTCGACCAGTAGCCACTGTAGAACAAGCCAGACAAATCTTAAATTTAAAATAG